TCTCGCTGATCCCCGTCTCCGAGCTGATCGAGCCCGGCGCGGCCGAAGGCCCGGCTCTGCCCGAGGATGCGACCCTGCGCGAGGCGCTTTCGGCTTGTCTCTGGACCGGGCGTGAGGCCGTGCCTGTCTTGAACGGGGGCGACCCTGCCGGGCGGGTCACGCTCTCGGCCATCCGCGCGCGGGCGGAGCGCCACGCGTGAAACCGGGAATGCTCCTGCGCGTGGCGCTCGTCGCGCTGCTGCTGGCGCTGGTGCTGAAGCCGGAAGCCTTCACCCCGGCCTTCGCCCCCTTCGCGCCCGAAAATGGCCCGGTGATCTACACCCGCAGCTCGCTGCTCTCGCTCTCGCTGAGCCACCTTGGTCTCGTCGCCGTGGCGTCGCTCGCGGCCACTGTTGTGGCGGTGACGCTGGCGATCCTCGTCACCCGCCCCGCCGGCGCCGCCTTCCGCCCGCTCTCGCGCACCATCACCAACGTCGGGCAGACCTTTCCCCCGGTCGCCGTGCTGGCGCTCGCCGTCCCTGCGCTCGGCTTCGGCGCAGGCCCGACGCTGGTGGCGCTCTTCCTCTATGGCCTCCTGCCGATCTTCGAGAACGCCATGACCGGCCTTTCAACCCTGCCCGGCAGCACGATGGAGGCCGCACGCGGCATCGGGCTCGATCGCTGGCAGAGGCTCTGGCGGGTCGAGCTGCCGCTGGCCCTGCCGGTGATCCTCGGTGGCATCCGCCTGTCGGTGGTGATCGCACTCGGCACGGCGACCATCGGATCGACGGTGGCCGCGCGCACGCTGGGCGAGGTGATCATTGCCGGGCTGCTGACCAGCAACACCGCCTTCGTGCTGCAGGGCGGGCTGATCGTCGGGCTCTTCGCTGTGCTGATCCACGACGCGCTGGTGCAGCTCGAGAAATATCTCGCGCGGCGCAGCGGGCGCAGATGACGCCAAAGAGAATCGCCCGATTGCCTGTGAATGCGGCAATTTGCGCCCGCAGGTTGCAGCACCTCGCTGCCCCTCGGGCTTCGCTACGCATAGAAAGCATACGTTCGCATACCGGCGCTAACACACCGATAATTAACGCCTTTATCGCAACCATGCCGCGTGGTCAGCAATCGAGCTTCCGTGATGCTGCCCTGCAGCGCCCTTGCGCGTCGGCGGCAGAGACCTTACGCAAGCGGCGGACTTCACAAATGGAGCGGAGAACAGATCCATGGCCAGACCCAAGATTGCCCTCATCGGCGCGGGACAGATTGGCGGCACGCTTGCACATCTCGCGGCCCTGAAGGAACTCGGCGACGTCGTGCTCTTCGACATCTCGGAAGGCACCCCGGAAGGCAAAGCGCTCGACATCGCGGAATCCGGCCCCTCCGAAGGCTTTGACGCCAAGCTCAAGGGCACCCAGGATTATGCCGACATCGCGGGCGCGGACGTCTGCATCGTCACCGCCGGCGTGCCCCGCAAGCCGGGCATGAGCCGCGACGACCTGCTGGGCATCAACCTCAAGGTGATGAA
The sequence above is a segment of the Alloyangia pacifica genome. Coding sequences within it:
- a CDS encoding ABC transporter permease: MKPGMLLRVALVALLLALVLKPEAFTPAFAPFAPENGPVIYTRSSLLSLSLSHLGLVAVASLAATVVAVTLAILVTRPAGAAFRPLSRTITNVGQTFPPVAVLALAVPALGFGAGPTLVALFLYGLLPIFENAMTGLSTLPGSTMEAARGIGLDRWQRLWRVELPLALPVILGGIRLSVVIALGTATIGSTVAARTLGEVIIAGLLTSNTAFVLQGGLIVGLFAVLIHDALVQLEKYLARRSGRR